Within Zonotrichia albicollis isolate bZonAlb1 chromosome 18, bZonAlb1.hap1, whole genome shotgun sequence, the genomic segment TGGAAGAAGTACCcggagctcagcagcaccaaAGGTACcgggccaggagcagcccctgggagcaTCCCTGGCATGCAGGGCCAGGATTGCCCCCTGGCCACCGCTGTGTCCCCTCCGCAgccgtgtgtgtgtgcctgtgtcccCGCAGAGCGCAGGGACGCGAGGTCGCCGGCAGCCGAGCCCCCGCTGCCCGGCCCCGACGGCAAAGCCAAAGCGCCCGGCACAGAGCCCCCGCTGCAGAGACATGAGGCAGACAAGCAAAAGTACGTGGGAGCCCAAATGGGGTGGGTTTGGGACGCTGTGAGGACGCgtggctctgtccctgctcctgcaccgagttgtccatccatccatccatccatccatccatccatccatccatccatccatccaccttctccttccctttgctGTCCGGTTCGGAGCGGTCACATCACGCTCAGAAACTAGATACCAGACTCTCccagtgtctgtctgtctgtccatccccatCCCGGGTGGTTTTGGGGAAGCAGCAGGCGCAGGCACAGCGGGGACAGGTCCCTCCTGTTGTCCCTTTGGGCAGCATCCCTGGCTCATGGCTTTGCTCGGACTGGTGGGCTCAATCCAGGTCGCTGTGTGAACCTCATTAGATGACCTTTTAATTCGGATGCTCTGGTGCCTTCATTGTTATTCCTTAACACGCTGCACCGGGAAAACAAATGAAGAATCTTTAAACCCTAAATTGCAGATCTCTGCGAGTAAGTTCCTGGCAAGTGCAGGCTATAAATAATGCAGAATAACTTTGCCCTGATTGCTTCCCCCTCCTCCAGTTAATTACAGGAGGGGGTGGGCTGCTATGCCCCCCTCAGAGGGGTTTCAACCTCAGGGATCAAGGACCATTTTCAACccaatgtgaattttttttacaCTTGGGGCAATAAACATTAAACATGTTACTGAGGGGTGACACAGCTTGGACACATCCTGGTATCCACTGGTGGGAGTTTCCTGGCTTCAGTGAGTGATGGGGTAGAGGAGGGGACTCTGAGGGGTCTctgtgtggttttggggggctgtggggtcgGCGGTGCCCCCGCTCCATCCCTGGTCCATCCCTGGTGCCCGTCTCTCGCAGGGGCCTGCAGGAAGCTCAGGTCACCTTGGCCGCTcggctgggggaggcagaggagaAGATCAAAGTGCTCCACGCAGGTAGTGGGGccgggacaggggctgctgaccGTGCAGGGCCTGGCGCCCACCCCACAGctcaccctcctcttcctcttgccagcgctgaaggccacgcagacggagctgctggagctgcgcTGTAAATACGACGAGGAAGCGGCGTCCAAGTGAGTTCCCGGTGGGGCTGGGTTGtgctcagagctgagctgagacacttctggcagcactgggacgTCTCCGTGATGCTGCTTGAGGAGCTGAGATGCTTCAAGCCCCTGCAGGGACATCCTCAGTTGTCTCACTGAAATTGTGAGAAAAACACAAACTCTCCAACAACACCTTTCAAGTGTTGGAGAACCAAGACATTGCTTTATTCTGGCCCGGATGTGCAACAGAAATTGTTTCATCCACTCATGCCCGGGTTATGCAGTGAAAATCATTCAATCACGCCTGGTTTTGTACCAGACTTTCATGTATTTGTAcataaaaaccccacagaaattcaTGTTCACTGGTCTCAAATGACACAATCCTTAGTTTCCCATCTCCTATTGGTTATTAATCCCTTCACCTTCGATGTTAATTGGGTCCTCATCCTTGGGCTCTCTAATCGGTCTTTTCCCAGACCAGGTGTCTCCAGGGGGGAAATGTTTGTTAATGTTTGCTTATCTCCTGTTTATCTCCTGGCTACTCCCAGTTCTTCCCCGGGAGTCTTTTGAGGAGAAACTTCAGttctcctccccctgggcaaaGGCAAACAAGACCCTGATTAAATTTGTAAAAAAATTTTTGCAAGTTGTGTCATTTCCACCAGCTttgggctgtgtctgtgccccCACACCCTCTGACACCTCTTGTTTTCTGTCTCAGGGCGGATGAAGTGGCCATGATCATGACCAACCTTGAAAAAGCCAACCAGGTGAGCCAGGAGctgactgggcaggggctggtgggGTTGGCCCTGCAGAACTCGAGGTGCTGCATGCACCCCAAGCATCTGTGTGGCCTGAGTGCCTGTCCCCAAAACTGATAAGGGGTTGACAGGCACCATGATTGGGAATCCCTACAAAGGAGAGTTCAGGTTTCTGCCCAGTGATGGGACCCCCTGGCCCATGTATGGATAGGGTCATGGGTGTGTTTGGGTTTCTGCCAGGCTCCAtttggctgctggagctggcacttgTCACCTCCAGCCTCTCACGGGTGTTTTAGGGCACAACCCACACTGTTCCTGTGTTAGATTCCAGTGTAATCACTCTTGGTCCTGTCCACTCCTCTTCAttagtgtttttttttaattctgaaaatGTAGGTACAAATAAGTGCATGTGGATAATAAAAGCAGTCTAAAGAACTATTTGTGTAAATAAAACCATCCTTTTGGGTGGAAAAAAGATATCCTGGAGATGGtctgcagccagtgctgaagGATTGGGATCAGGAACTGTGTTAGGACATGGGGACCTTAAATACATGGGGGGAGCTTAAATATCTGGGCTGGGCTTAGGATGCTGGAGGTGGGAGTGGGATGCTCAGGAGAGGCAGAGACTGGGGCAGGTCCTGGGCCCTGTGTGGGGTGGGCTgagctgcagtgcctggtgtgATTCCTGCTCTGTTCTCTTGCAGCGGGCGGAGGCGGCGCAGAGGGAAGTGGAGAGTTTGAGGGAGCAGCTGGCGGCCGTCAACAGCTCCCTGCGCCTGGCCTGCTGCTCCCCGACGGGCACCACGGGGGTGAGGGCATCCCTGGGACCAGGAGCACCCCTTTAGGGACAGCCCTTGGGGCCAGGAGCACCCCTCAGggccagggacagccctggggcctGCAGCATCCTTTGGGGCCTGCAGCATCCTTTGGGGCCTGCAGTATCTATCACAGCCAGGAGCATCCCACTGCACTTGGGAGCACCCCACTGATGCAGGAGCcttttttgtgtttgggagcacCCATCGTGTTGGGGAGCAAGCCCAAAATGCCTGAGTGTTTTCACTCTGAGGTGGTGGGACTGGCTGTGCCCTTCAGCCTCCCGCAGCACTGAAATGCACCTGGGAGACCTTCAAGGGGCAGAGGGATTGTCTGtccctccccagggctctgtcaccagtgtccccaatgcactgggctgagctctgcttccTGTGGGGACATTTCCAATGGGGAGGGTGGCCCTTGTCCCCACCTTGGGTGGCCGGGAGCTGACAGTGtcccctctcccagcaggaCAAAGTGAACTATTCCATGTGCTCAGGGTCGAGGTtggaggcagctctggctgccaaGGACCGGGAGATTCTGCGGCTACTGAAGGACGTGCAGCACctccagagctctctgcaggagctggaggagtcTTCTGCCACCCAGATTGCTGAGCTGGAGGGACAGCTGGCCGCCAAGAACGAGGCCATCGAGGTGCGCCCGCGGGGGCTGGGGGCATGCCAGGGTGGGGGACACGGGTCTGGCCGTGCCAGGGTGGGGGACACGGGTCCGGCCGTGCCAGGGTGGGGGACACTGGTCCAGCCGTGCCATGTGGCCACCAGGAGCTGGCTGCAAGGAGTCCCCTCCTCTGCTCCACAGAagctggaggagaagctgcaggcacaggctgaCTACGAGGAGATCAAAACCGAGCTGAGGTATGGCTTGACCGGCACCCACGGCTGCCTCGCTGATGTCCCAGCACcacagctgtgacacagccaccaTGTCACCTCCTTGTCTCCCTGCCAGCATCCTGAAGGCGATGAAGGTGgcctctgctggctgcagcctgccccaggCAAGTGGCGTGGCGCGTCCCGAGGCGCTGGCCGggctgagccagccctgccgACAGTGCCTCCGCCGCCTGTCCCCATCTCGCCCTGGCTCCTTGCAGAGCATCTCCAAGGCGGAGgaggccctgctgctggggaaggaggcTTTCTACCCCTCCCAGAAGTACCTGCTGGAGAAGCCCAGCCTGCTGGCCAGCACTGGTAGGGACTTTAGATTCTGTGGCATCTTGCTGGGAATATCCGTGGGAATGTGGGCGGCCTGGCTGTGTTGGGGTGGGATGTCacctggggaaactgaggcaggcgCTGtttggctgcagggctgtgcctgaaCCGTGGCCAGGGGGACTCTAGTGtgtctccctctctctccttcaTCTCTAGAGGAGGATCACTCTGAAGACGAGTCAGGGAAGGATCCACTGGGCATGGAGCAGCCGTACCCATCCCCTCACCACGCCCCAGCTGATGACCCCGCGTCCCCCACTCCCCTCCCGCCGCTGCCTGGCCCTGGCGTGGCCCCTGACGGTCCCCGGACTTTCTCCCTATCCCCCTTCCCAGGGGCTGAGCGGCTCTCAGGGGACCCCAAggccccccagctccctgtgcccggcTACAAGAGCGAGAGCAGCAGCGGGGCGCCgcccttcccctcctccttctTCGGGGCCAAAAGCAGCTCCGTGCACCCCGTCCCCGTGCcggccaccagtgccaccagcccgCCCGGCGAGCCCTCCGAGGGCAGCGCCGGCAGCTCTGGcgaggaggagcagctggacaCGGCCGAAATCGCCTTCCAGGtgaaggagcagctgctgaagcaCAACATTGGGCAGAGGGTCTTCGGGCACTACGTGCTGGGGCTGTCGCAGGGCTCCGTCAGCGAGATCCTGGCGCGGCCCAAGCCCTGGCACAAGCTGACGGTGAAGGGCAAGGAGCCGTTCATCAAGATGAAGCAGTTCCTGTCCGACGAGCAGAACGTGCTGGCCCTGAGGACTATCCAGGTGCGCCAGAGAGGTGAGTGGTTGGGGTGGCCCTGGACAACGGGTCCTGTGTCCCTCCCAGTGCACCCCAGTTCACCCTGGGGTGCCCCATGCCGTGGCAGGGATGCTCACCAGACCCTGATGTGCTGGGATGCTGttccccaggattttccctgctgggatggagctggagccgGGTGGGATGAGCTCTGGCAAACAGCAGCAATTAACAACAACCCATGGCTGTGGAACTGCATCCCTGGACGTGCTTTACTCATTTATTCTGACAAGTGCCATTTAATTATTCATTAGGCTGTTCTGTGCTGTATGAATCAATGTGCTGGggaatatttcattaaaataatgaagTTTTAGTGCTGCGGATCCTTGCGCGGCATTGGCACTGTCGTGGAATGGTGACTCCCATCTCTGGGGACAGTGGCTGCTGGCCGCATCTCAGCAGTGGCAGCCGGTCACTCGATCCTTGTGGTGGCACCAGGACTGGACAATGCACACCCATGGTCCATGCACCTGGCTGGCTTCAGCCTGGAGGGCTCTGATTTATCCCCTGGATCTGATCTGTCATTAATACTTTTATTAACAGCCAGGAGAGCacagtgccagggatggggacatggtctctgTGCCCATATCTCTGCTCCTGGTGGGGAGACAGTGCCCTTGGCTGGGATGAGCAAGGTGGTGGGAGATGCTGTgccagaggcaggagctggcagccagggctACCAGGGCTCCCCGTGCTCCCGTAGCGACTAATCGGGAGTGACATTTGTCTTCAAACCAGCATCCCTAAAAATAACCGAACATGAGGAGCAGTAAATACTTCCTGACATACAAGTGGAGCTTGTAAAACCAGCGCTGGTGACAAAGCTGTTATCCTGCCTCTTTGATCAGGTAGCATCACGCCACGGATCAGGACACCGGAGACCGGCTCCGACGACGCCATCAAAAGCATCCTGGAGCAGGCAAAAAAGGAGATTGAGTCTCAGAAGGGAGGTAGGTGCTGCCATGGGGGTGgccaagtccctgctctgccctgtggcagcagcacccaTCCCAAAAACTGGCTTTTTGTGGGTGTTTCACCCATTGACATCCATGTAGAATTTTAGGGCATGTTGGAAGGAAATGCCGTGTGGGATGGAAGAGTCCCTGTGCAGCAGAGTTCAGATCTGGGCTTTCAGAAACTTTGGATGCACTCTTTTTCCTCccccctgccccaaaccagaTGATTAAATGAGTATTCAGGATCCATCTGGCACGAGGAACCattaaagcagctgctctcacaGTCAATTACAAGAAATGAAATACATTAAAACAGGTAGTCTGCTGAGAAAGCAGAATCCAGGAGAATTAAATTAGACGGCAACGGTGGAAAAAACAGGCAGGGAAAACAAACATGTTTGTCTATCGCATTGTTGGTAATGGGATTTATTTTGCAATCATCAAAAAAGAAGTTGGCTTTGAGTTGGGGCTGTTGACGCTTTTGCTTTGTGGATGCTGCTGGTCCAAACCAGATCAGGataaaaaccactttcctcccaCACTTTGAGCTGTGGCCACACAGTTAACGAtgtctgctgctcctctgggctgccctCACTGCTTTTCTCTGCAGGGGAGCCCAAAACACCATCAGCATCACAGGCAGTGGCCAACGGggcgggcagcagcagctcggAGGACGCCATCAAGAGCATCCTGGAGCAGGCGCGGCGGGAGATGCAGGCGCAGCAGCAGGCGCTGCTGGACATGGAGTCGGGGCCCGGCGGGCATGGAGGGGACACGGCGCCCTCTGAGCGCTCCACGCTGGGCACCGTCAGCCAGAACATCACCCCCGCCCTGGTCAAGCAGGAGGAGGGCAGCGGGGCCAGCCCTGGCCCGCCGCAGACGCCCCTGGCCGTGCTCTCCCCCGCCGCCTTCGTCCAGAGCATCATCCGCAAGGTGAAGTCGGAGATCGGCGACGCCGGCTCCTACTTCGACCAGCACTGGGCGTCGGAGCGCAGCCTGCTCAGCCGGCCCTACACCTCCGTGTCGCCCTcgctgtcctcctcctcctccagctacTCCAGCATGGCCAACGGCCGGGGCTGGCCACGGGGGGAGCCCGGTGAGGGCGGCACCAACGAGGACGAGCTGCAGCCGGCGGATGAGGAGCCCCAGCGGCTGTCGGAGATGAAGGCGGAGGGAGCCGGAGCGGAGCCGGCGGCCGGTGGGCGTCTGTCCTACTACCCCACGTACGTGCCACGGACCCTGAAGCCCACGGTGCCGCCGCTGACGCCGGAGCAGTATGAGATGTACATGTACAGGGAGGTGGACACGCTGGAGCTGACCCGGCAGGTCAAGGAGAAGTTGGCCAAGAACGGCATCTGCCAGAGGATCTTCGGAGAGAAGGtaccagcctggagaagggggGGTCTGGTGTCCTCTCTGCTCCATGAGCCAAAGCCTGGGCTCATTGATGGCCTTCACCAGCTCCTTCCAGAGTCTTCCTTTTCCTGGTTTGTTTCCCCTTGGAGGACTCTGAGTCCTCAGGTCTGACCCAAGCTCAGTCTCCCAGTGGCCACCATTAATTGGTTGGTGGCAATGCCCATCAAGAATGCCCAGTCCCCTAAACAGAGCCCTTTGGGGACCAGCCTCCCCCCCCACTGGGTTTCCCAGTGGGACTCACCCgtggcaggggacagagggTCCAGACATGCTGTGGGGCAGCGGGTGGCAGTGGGTGGCATCCTGCTCCCCCTCCCCAACAGGGGAGTGGAGGCAGGCAgcttcccagcactgggggagtGCAGCCCACCTTCAGAGGGTGACACCTGCGTGGTGCCCAGGTGCTGGGACTGTCCCAGGGCAGTGTGAGTGACATGCTGTCGCGGCCCAAACCGTGGAGCAAGCTGACACAGAAGGGTCGGGAGCCCTTCATCCGCATGCAGCTCTGGCTGACAgaccagctgggccaggggatcAGCCAGCAGCCCACACCCTCCCAGGGTAAGTGACATCACTGTCCCCATGTGCCATCAGTGTCCCCACCACTTCTGTGTCCATCCCCTGCATCCCAGGGAGTTTGTCCTGCTCCCACCCAGCACTGGgaagagctgtccctgccaacTCCAATACTAGCACCCACATCCTGGGAAGTCCCTTCCATCTCCAACCTCcttcatttaaaacaaaaataaaaggaaagccACATCAAAAACCTTGGGCTTCGTGCCTGACATAAAGCAATAGCTGGATTTTTTGTGTTATATTGATGGCATTTCCTCTCTTTAATTATTCCACCACCATCATCTCCCACTTTGGAGAAGCTTGGCTGGTATCCCTCTCCTCTAGAGGGCAAAGCCACCGGCATCTCCCAAatgcccctcctgctccctgccccgTCCCCTCCCGCTGACCCCTGTGCCCTGGTGTCACACAGCCAGCCCGGCGGAGCCCCAGCCGTCCCCCTCgccgccccccagcccctccgaGCACGAGAAGGGCTGCCAGGAGCCCCTCACCCTGGCCTTGGAGAGCAGCAAGGAGAACCAGCAGCCCGAGAGCCGCTCGACGCCTGCGCTGGGCGGGAAGATGTATCCCAACAGCCAGGGCCCCATGGGCATCCAGGAGATCGTCGCCATGTCCCCCGAGCTGGACACCTACTCCATCACCAAGAAGGTCAAGGAGGTCCTGACAGACAACAATTTAGGTGCGGGCCCTCTCTCTGCCCAGGTttttgggagctgctggtgagaCTGCATGGATCCAGCACCCCAGTTCCTGTAGGTGCAATCCCCCCGTTCCAGATGTTTCTCTGTGGGTGCTCAAGGGAATTCCAGGAGGATGCTGGCTGGGAAATGGGGTGCACCTGCTGTGCAGGGGGACTGCAGCGCCCATCCCGCTGCTCTACCCCGCTAACCACCTCTGCTTCTCCTCCGCCAGGCCAGCGGCTGTTTGGGGAGAGCATCCTGGGCCTGACGCAGGGCTCGGTGTCCGATCTCCTCTCCAGGCCCAAGCCGTGGCACAAGCTGAGCCTGAAGGGGAGGGAGCCCTTCGTGCGCATGCAGCTCTGGCTCAACGACCCCCACAACGTGGAGAAGCTGCGCGACATGAAGAAGCTGGAGAAGAAGGGTGAGGGACGGGGTGACAGGGCCCCGCTGGGTTGGGTGACACATCCCACTGGCTGAGGGGGGTTCCTGGGCTGGGGGGCTAGCGGTGCCAGCTGGGTGTCCTCTCCTGCAGCCTACCTGAAGCGCCGGTACGGGCTGATGAGCGCTGGCTCGGACAGCGAGTCCCCCAGCGCGCGCTCCGAGTGCGCCAGCCCCAGCGCGCCGCCGCAGGACCTCAGCCTGCTCCAGATCAAGAAGCCGCGGGTGGTGCTGGCGCCGGAGGAGAAGGAAGCCCTAAAGAAAGCCTACCAGCTGGAG encodes:
- the CUX2 gene encoding homeobox protein cut-like 2 isoform X9, translated to MCRYRTRFDARRLQVIALCKSSKEAETAFLSVYTQLLGAPDPAPVLEAARSLEDRLQQLQRLEPEPPPPLKELSRPWKKYPELSSTKERRDARSPAAEPPLPGPDGKAKAPGTEPPLQRHEADKQKGLQEAQVTLAARLGEAEEKIKVLHAALKATQTELLELRCKYDEEAASKADEVAMIMTNLEKANQRAEAAQREVESLREQLAAVNSSLRLACCSPTGTTGDKVNYSMCSGSRLEAALAAKDREILRLLKDVQHLQSSLQELEESSATQIAELEGQLAAKNEAIEKLEEKLQAQADYEEIKTELSILKAMKVASAGCSLPQSISKAEEALLLGKEAFYPSQKYLLEKPSLLASTEEDHSEDESGKDPLGMEQPYPSPHHAPADDPASPTPLPPLPGPGVAPDGPRTFSLSPFPGAERLSGDPKAPQLPVPGYKSESSSGAPPFPSSFFGAKSSSVHPVPVPATSATSPPGEPSEGSAGSSGEEEQLDTAEIAFQVKEQLLKHNIGQRVFGHYVLGLSQGSVSEILARPKPWHKLTVKGKEPFIKMKQFLSDEQNVLALRTIQVRQRGSITPRIRTPETGSDDAIKSILEQAKKEIESQKGGEPKTPSASQAVANGAGSSSSEDAIKSILEQARREMQAQQQALLDMESGPGGHGGDTAPSERSTLGTVSQNITPALVKQEEGSGASPGPPQTPLAVLSPAAFVQSIIRKVKSEIGDAGSYFDQHWASERSLLSRPYTSVSPSLSSSSSSYSSMANGRGWPRGEPGEGGTNEDELQPADEEPQRLSEMKAEGAGAEPAAGGRLSYYPTYVPRTLKPTVPPLTPEQYEMYMYREVDTLELTRQVKEKLAKNGICQRIFGEKVLGLSQGSVSDMLSRPKPWSKLTQKGREPFIRMQLWLTDQLGQGISQQPTPSQASPAEPQPSPSPPPSPSEHEKGCQEPLTLALESSKENQQPESRSTPALGGKMYPNSQGPMGIQEIVAMSPELDTYSITKKVKEVLTDNNLGQRLFGESILGLTQGSVSDLLSRPKPWHKLSLKGREPFVRMQLWLNDPHNVEKLRDMKKLEKKAYLKRRYGLMSAGSDSESPSARSECASPSAPPQDLSLLQIKKPRVVLAPEEKEALKKAYQLEPYPSQQTIELLSFQLNLKTNTVINWFHNYRSRMRREMLVEGAQDNDTDPEQSGTAIPGRRAPHSPDSDPEDHKPVLVGDEPPCAATPVKVKEEQGDPGGWSRRRDSRSPAGAAEGTGPPHEERGAAPHAAAPSLPRRGGRAGATAGGPQPPPPPPHPDSSQSSAGSSRCSLVVSPTSPSAASSPGLTGSASPGPSSAGPVSPALPPAAGPRLSTSVQRRHEKMANLNNIIHRLERAANREEALEWEF
- the CUX2 gene encoding homeobox protein cut-like 2 isoform X5, with the protein product MCRYRTRFDARRLQVIALCKSSKEAETAFLSVYTQLLGAPDPAPVLEAARSLEDRLQQLQRLEPEPPPPLKELSRPWKKYPELSSTKERRDARSPAAEPPLPGPDGKAKAPGTEPPLQRHEADKQKGLQEAQVTLAARLGEAEEKIKVLHAALKATQTELLELRCKYDEEAASKADEVAMIMTNLEKANQRAEAAQREVESLREQLAAVNSSLRLACCSPTGTTGDKVNYSMCSGSRLEAALAAKDREILRLLKDVQHLQSSLQELEESSATQIAELEGQLAAKNEAIEKLEEKLQAQADYEEIKTELSILKAMKVASAGCSLPQASGVARPEALAGLSQPCRQCLRRLSPSRPGSLQSISKAEEALLLGKEAFYPSQKYLLEKPSLLASTEEDHSEDESGKDPLGMEQPYPSPHHAPADDPASPTPLPPLPGPGVAPDGPRTFSLSPFPGAERLSGDPKAPQLPVPGYKSESSSGAPPFPSSFFGAKSSSVHPVPVPATSATSPPGEPSEGSAGSSGEEEQLDTAEIAFQVKEQLLKHNIGQRVFGHYVLGLSQGSVSEILARPKPWHKLTVKGKEPFIKMKQFLSDEQNVLALRTIQVRQRGSITPRIRTPETGSDDAIKSILEQAKKEIESQKGGEPKTPSASQAVANGAGSSSSEDAIKSILEQARREMQAQQQALLDMESGPGGHGGDTAPSERSTLGTVSQNITPALVKQEEGSGASPGPPQTPLAVLSPAAFVQSIIRKVKSEIGDAGSYFDQHWASERSLLSRPYTSVSPSLSSSSSSYSSMANGRGWPRGEPGEGGTNEDELQPADEEPQRLSEMKAEGAGAEPAAGGRLSYYPTYVPRTLKPTVPPLTPEQYEMYMYREVDTLELTRQVKEKLAKNGICQRIFGEKVLGLSQGSVSDMLSRPKPWSKLTQKGREPFIRMQLWLTDQLGQGISQQPTPSQASPAEPQPSPSPPPSPSEHEKGCQEPLTLALESSKENQQPESRSTPALGGKMYPNSQGPMGIQEIVAMSPELDTYSITKKVKEVLTDNNLGQRLFGESILGLTQGSVSDLLSRPKPWHKLSLKGREPFVRMQLWLNDPHNVEKLRDMKKLEKKAYLKRRYGLMSAGSDSESPSARSECASPSAPPQDLSLLQIKKPRVVLAPEEKEALKKAYQLEPYPSQQTIELLSFQLNLKTNTVINWFHNYRSRMRREMLVEGAQDNDTDPEQSGTAIPGRRAPHSPDSDPEDHKPVLVGDEPPCAATPVKVKEEQGDPGGWSRRRDSRSPAGAAEGTGPPHEERGAAPHAAAPSLPRRGGRAGATAGGPQPPPPPPHPDSSQSSAGSSRCSLVVSPTSPSAASSPGLTGSASPGPSSAGPVSPALPPAAGPRLSTSVQRRHEKMANLNNIIHRLERAANREEALEWEF
- the CUX2 gene encoding homeobox protein cut-like 2 isoform X12, whose amino-acid sequence is MRQTSKTLKATQTELLELRCKYDEEAASKADEVAMIMTNLEKANQRAEAAQREVESLREQLAAVNSSLRLACCSPTGTTGQDKVNYSMCSGSRLEAALAAKDREILRLLKDVQHLQSSLQELEESSATQIAELEGQLAAKNEAIEKLEEKLQAQADYEEIKTELSILKAMKVASAGCSLPQASGVARPEALAGLSQPCRQCLRRLSPSRPGSLQSISKAEEALLLGKEAFYPSQKYLLEKPSLLASTEEDHSEDESGKDPLGMEQPYPSPHHAPADDPASPTPLPPLPGPGVAPDGPRTFSLSPFPGAERLSGDPKAPQLPVPGYKSESSSGAPPFPSSFFGAKSSSVHPVPVPATSATSPPGEPSEGSAGSSGEEEQLDTAEIAFQVKEQLLKHNIGQRVFGHYVLGLSQGSVSEILARPKPWHKLTVKGKEPFIKMKQFLSDEQNVLALRTIQVRQRGSITPRIRTPETGSDDAIKSILEQAKKEIESQKGGEPKTPSASQAVANGAGSSSSEDAIKSILEQARREMQAQQQALLDMESGPGGHGGDTAPSERSTLGTVSQNITPALVKQEEGSGASPGPPQTPLAVLSPAAFVQSIIRKVKSEIGDAGSYFDQHWASERSLLSRPYTSVSPSLSSSSSSYSSMANGRGWPRGEPGEGGTNEDELQPADEEPQRLSEMKAEGAGAEPAAGGRLSYYPTYVPRTLKPTVPPLTPEQYEMYMYREVDTLELTRQVKEKLAKNGICQRIFGEKVLGLSQGSVSDMLSRPKPWSKLTQKGREPFIRMQLWLTDQLGQGISQQPTPSQASPAEPQPSPSPPPSPSEHEKGCQEPLTLALESSKENQQPESRSTPALGGKMYPNSQGPMGIQEIVAMSPELDTYSITKKVKEVLTDNNLGQRLFGESILGLTQGSVSDLLSRPKPWHKLSLKGREPFVRMQLWLNDPHNVEKLRDMKKLEKKAYLKRRYGLMSAGSDSESPSARSECASPSAPPQDLSLLQIKKPRVVLAPEEKEALKKAYQLEPYPSQQTIELLSFQLNLKTNTVINWFHNYRSRMRREMLVEGAQDNDTDPEQSGTAIPGRRAPHSPDSDPEDHKPVLVGDEPPCAATPVKVKEEQGDPGGWSRRRDSRSPAGAAEGTGPPHEERGAAPHAAAPSLPRRGGRAGATAGGPQPPPPPPHPDSSQSSAGSSRCSLVVSPTSPSAASSPGLTGSASPGPSSAGPVSPALPPAAGPRLSTSVQRRHEKMANLNNIIHRLERAANREEALEWEF
- the CUX2 gene encoding homeobox protein cut-like 2 isoform X4 gives rise to the protein MCRYRTRFDARRLQVIALCKSSKEAETAFLSVYTQLLGAPDPAPVLEAARSLEDRLQQLQRLEPEPPPPLKELSRPWKKYPELSSTKERRDARSPAAEPPLPGPDGKAKAPGTEPPLQRHEADKQKGLQEAQVTLAARLGEAEEKIKVLHAALKATQTELLELRCKYDEEAASKADEVAMIMTNLEKANQRAEAAQREVESLREQLAAVNSSLRLACCSPTGTTGQDKVNYSMCSGSRLEAALAAKDREILRLLKDVQHLQSSLQELEESSATQIAELEGQLAAKNEAIEKLEEKLQAQADYEEIKTELSILKAMKVASAGCSLPQASGVARPEALAGLSQPCRQCLRRLSPSRPGSLQSISKAEEALLLGKEAFYPSQKYLLEKPSLLASTEEDHSEDESGKDPLGMEQPYPSPHHAPADDPASPTPLPPLPGPGVAPDGPRTFSLSPFPGAERLSGDPKAPQLPVPGYKSESSSGAPPFPSSFFGAKSSSVHPVPVPATSATSPPGEPSEGSAGSSGEEEQLDTAEIAFQVKEQLLKHNIGQRVFGHYVLGLSQGSVSEILARPKPWHKLTVKGKEPFIKMKQFLSDEQNVLALRTIQVRQRGSITPRIRTPETGSDDAIKSILEQAKKEIESQKGGEPKTPSASQAVANGAGSSSSEDAIKSILEQARREMQAQQQALLDMESGPGGHGGDTAPSERSTLGTVSQNITPALVKQEEGSGASPGPPQTPLAVLSPAAFVQSIIRKVKSEIGDAGSYFDQHWASERSLLSRPYTSVSPSLSSSSSSYSSMANGRGWPRGEPGEGGTNEDELQPADEEPQRLSEMKAEGAGAEPAAGGRLSYYPTYVPRTLKPTVPPLTPEQYEMYMYREVDTLELTRQVKEKLAKNGICQRIFGEKVLGLSQGSVSDMLSRPKPWSKLTQKGREPFIRMQLWLTDQLGQGISQQPTPSQASPAEPQPSPSPPPSPSEHEKGCQEPLTLALESSKENQQPESRSTPALGGKMYPNSQGPMGIQEIVAMSPELDTYSITKKVKEVLTDNNLGQRLFGESILGLTQGSVSDLLSRPKPWHKLSLKGREPFVRMQLWLNDPHNVEKLRDMKKLEKKAYLKRRYGLMSAGSDSESPSARSECASPSAPPQDLSLLQIKKPRVVLAPEEKEALKKAYQLEPYPSQQTIELLSFQLNLKTNTVINWFHNYRSRMRREMLVEGAQDNDTDPEQSGTAIPGRRAPHSPDSDPEDHKPVLVGDEPPCAATPVKVKEEQGDPGGWSRRRDSRSPAGAAEGTGPPHEERGAAPHAAAPSLPRRGGRAGATAGGPQPPPPPPHPDSSQSSAGSSRCSLVVSPTSPSAASSPGLTGSASPGPSSAGPVSPALPPAAGPRLSTSVQRRHEKMANLNNIIHRLERAANREEALEWEF